In one Mesorhizobium australicum genomic region, the following are encoded:
- a CDS encoding tetratricopeptide repeat protein has protein sequence MSTRLKLSAAVLALALPLAWPALSAGGDSGSGASDQTPTCKSGEVYDKTEKKCVPAKQGAVDDDSLFETGRALAYAGKYGEAIQMLGLVSDKNDPRVLNMLGFSHRKSGRIDVGLGYYQEALTINPDFTLAREYLGEAYLTLGDIASAKNQLSEIEKRCGKGCAEYAALEKQIAAVGG, from the coding sequence ATGTCCACCCGCCTGAAGCTTTCCGCAGCCGTTCTCGCCCTCGCCCTGCCGCTCGCCTGGCCGGCCTTGTCAGCCGGAGGTGACAGCGGCAGCGGCGCCTCCGACCAGACGCCGACCTGCAAGTCGGGCGAGGTCTACGACAAGACCGAGAAGAAGTGCGTGCCCGCCAAGCAGGGGGCGGTCGACGACGACAGCCTGTTCGAGACCGGCCGCGCGCTCGCTTATGCCGGGAAATATGGCGAGGCGATCCAGATGCTGGGGCTGGTGTCCGACAAGAACGACCCGCGCGTGCTCAACATGCTCGGCTTCTCGCACCGCAAGTCCGGCCGCATCGATGTCGGCCTCGGCTACTACCAGGAGGCGCTGACCATCAATCCCGACTTCACCCTGGCGCGCGAATATCTGGGCGAGGCCTATCTGACGCTGGGCGACATCGCCTCGGCGAAGAACCAGCTCTCCGAGATCGAGAAACGCTGCGGCAAGGGCTGCGCGGAGTATGCGGCGCTGGAGAAGCAGATCGCCGCTGTTGGCGGGTGA
- a CDS encoding PaaI family thioesterase: MNAQAAVQMPQPLPRERLAGLAGHEVLAKMLAGELPAPPFAPTTKIDLAEVAPGRIVFTGTPDRAFLNPMGTVHGGWIATILDSAMGCAVHSSLKPGQLYTTTSMTVNYVRPLLADSGEVRCEATTTHQGARLATSEGKLFDQKGRLIAHGSETCMILDL; the protein is encoded by the coding sequence ATGAACGCACAGGCCGCCGTTCAGATGCCGCAGCCGCTGCCGCGCGAGCGACTGGCGGGGCTTGCAGGGCATGAGGTGCTGGCGAAGATGCTGGCCGGCGAACTGCCGGCGCCGCCATTCGCGCCGACGACGAAGATCGACCTCGCGGAGGTCGCGCCGGGCCGGATCGTCTTCACCGGCACGCCGGACCGCGCCTTCCTCAATCCGATGGGCACGGTGCATGGCGGCTGGATCGCGACCATTCTCGACAGCGCGATGGGCTGTGCGGTGCATTCGTCGCTGAAGCCCGGCCAGCTCTACACCACCACGTCGATGACCGTGAACTATGTCCGGCCGCTGCTGGCGGACTCCGGCGAGGTGCGATGCGAGGCGACCACCACCCATCAGGGCGCGCGGCTTGCCACCAGCGAGGGCAAGCTGTTCGACCAGAAGGGCCGCCTGATCGCGCATGGCAGCGAGACCTGCATGATCCTCGACCTGTGA
- a CDS encoding MarR family winged helix-turn-helix transcriptional regulator yields the protein MSGEGARVDRQKLLEIGGQCFGRAVRRTANLLTRTYNAFLAPVGIEVTQFSILCTIASAQAGSASELAEMVGVERSTLARNIDRLAAAGLVRAEAGEGRRVIHSLTAEGEERIAAALPLWQQAQDALQAELRREQSDMIREDFRSLRRAARAVRPAA from the coding sequence ATGAGCGGAGAAGGCGCAAGGGTCGACCGTCAGAAGCTGCTGGAGATCGGCGGCCAGTGTTTCGGCCGCGCGGTCCGCCGCACCGCCAACCTTTTGACCCGCACCTACAACGCCTTCCTGGCGCCGGTGGGTATAGAGGTGACCCAGTTCTCCATCCTGTGCACCATCGCCAGCGCGCAGGCGGGCTCGGCCTCCGAGCTTGCCGAGATGGTTGGCGTCGAGCGCTCGACGCTGGCGCGCAATATCGACCGGCTCGCGGCCGCAGGCCTGGTCCGCGCCGAGGCCGGGGAAGGGCGGCGCGTGATCCACAGCCTGACGGCCGAGGGCGAGGAGCGGATTGCCGCAGCACTTCCGCTGTGGCAGCAGGCGCAGGACGCGCTTCAGGCTGAACTCCGGCGCGAACAGAGCGACATGATCCGCGAAGATTTCCGCTCCCTGCGCCGCGCGGCGCGCGCGGTCAGGCCCGCGGCGTAG
- a CDS encoding DMT family protein produces the protein MSMLVSPYVLPVLLLVASNVFMTFAWYGHLKFTGSPLWMAVMASWGIAFFEYWLAVPANRIGHQVYSAAELKTMQEVITLIVFAGFSVLYLKEAITWNHAIGFALIAVGAMFIFRA, from the coding sequence ATGTCGATGCTGGTCTCGCCCTACGTCCTGCCCGTTCTCCTGCTTGTCGCCTCCAACGTCTTCATGACCTTCGCCTGGTACGGGCACCTCAAGTTCACCGGCTCGCCGCTATGGATGGCGGTGATGGCGTCCTGGGGCATCGCCTTCTTCGAATACTGGCTCGCCGTGCCGGCCAACCGCATCGGCCACCAGGTCTATTCGGCGGCGGAGCTGAAGACGATGCAGGAGGTGATCACGCTGATCGTGTTCGCCGGCTTCTCGGTGCTCTACCTGAAGGAGGCGATCACCTGGAACCATGCGATCGGCTTCGCGCTGATCGCGGTGGGGGCGATGTTCATCTTCCGGGCCTGA
- a CDS encoding DUF3775 domain-containing protein, with protein MRRISDKDWDLTLSPETIRELILKARAVSAGMNADYEDGAEHEVELDDRGHDTHHHDGLAEEEIEDLTARELRAAIRELNEDEAAELVALMWIGRGDFEPAEFRLAVEEAKGRSDIKPWRYLLDRPLLGEWLEDGLQAIGA; from the coding sequence ATGCGGCGCATAAGCGACAAGGACTGGGACCTGACCCTCTCGCCGGAGACGATCCGCGAGCTGATCCTCAAGGCCCGCGCGGTCAGCGCCGGCATGAACGCCGACTACGAGGACGGCGCCGAGCACGAGGTCGAGCTCGACGACCGCGGCCACGACACCCACCACCACGACGGCCTCGCCGAGGAGGAGATCGAGGACCTGACCGCCCGCGAGCTGCGCGCCGCGATCCGCGAGCTGAACGAGGACGAGGCGGCCGAACTCGTCGCCCTGATGTGGATCGGCCGCGGCGACTTCGAGCCCGCCGAGTTCAGGCTGGCCGTCGAGGAAGCCAAGGGCCGCTCCGACATCAAACCCTGGCGCTACCTCCTCGACCGCCCGCTGCTCGGCGAATGGCTGGAGGACGGCTTGCAGGCGATCGGGGCGTAG
- a CDS encoding GMC family oxidoreductase, which yields MQVFDFIIAGSGSAGSVVAERLSASGRFSVLVLEAGGTDRRFYVQMPLGYGKTFFDPAVNWNYKAEPDPGLAGAADHWPRGKLLGGSSSINAMVWIRGAREDFDDWRDAGNTGWGFDDLLPAFKAIEDNQAGADAFRGTGGPVHVTDMSAVVHPLTHRYLEAGRQAGLPLNPDFNGAAQEGVGIYQITTRGGRRMSAARAFLRPAMKRSNVRVETNALATRILFEGSRAVDIEYEQNGQKQQARASREIIVCAGSVASPQLLQLSGIGPGPLLQSLGIPVTQTNANVGANLQDHVGINYTFRAKVPTLNSVLRPWWGKALVGARYLLSGTGPLSLSINNGGGFFRTDPARTRPNMQLYFQAFSTVIPRAGERPILAPDPWPGFSIGLSNARPSSRGEIMIRSADPRDHPKIVANAYSTEADVAEMLAAVKFVRKIAAQPAIAEVIAEEVLPGPSVQSDADLIDDFRKRSGTVYHPCSTCRMGPDPATSVVDPRLRVHGISGLRVIDASIFPGNITGNTNAASIMTGWKGAGMVLEDQG from the coding sequence ATGCAGGTGTTCGACTTCATCATCGCCGGTTCGGGATCGGCAGGCTCGGTCGTCGCCGAGCGGCTGTCGGCGAGTGGCCGCTTCTCCGTACTGGTGCTGGAGGCCGGCGGCACCGACCGGCGATTCTACGTGCAGATGCCGCTCGGCTACGGCAAGACCTTCTTCGATCCCGCCGTGAACTGGAACTACAAAGCCGAGCCCGACCCGGGCCTCGCGGGCGCGGCCGACCACTGGCCGCGCGGAAAACTCCTCGGCGGGTCGAGTTCGATCAACGCCATGGTCTGGATCCGCGGTGCGCGGGAAGATTTCGACGACTGGCGCGACGCCGGCAATACCGGTTGGGGTTTTGATGACCTTCTGCCCGCCTTCAAGGCGATCGAGGACAATCAGGCCGGCGCCGACGCGTTTCGCGGAACGGGCGGCCCGGTGCACGTCACCGATATGTCCGCCGTCGTCCATCCCCTCACCCACCGCTACCTTGAAGCCGGGCGACAGGCCGGCCTGCCACTCAATCCCGACTTCAACGGTGCGGCCCAGGAAGGCGTCGGCATCTACCAGATCACCACCAGGGGTGGCCGGCGCATGTCCGCGGCCCGCGCCTTCCTGCGCCCGGCGATGAAGCGCAGCAATGTCCGCGTCGAAACCAACGCGCTCGCCACGCGCATCCTGTTCGAGGGCTCCCGCGCCGTCGACATCGAATACGAGCAGAACGGGCAAAAGCAGCAGGCACGCGCCAGCCGCGAAATCATCGTCTGCGCCGGCTCGGTCGCCTCGCCGCAGCTTCTCCAGCTCTCGGGCATCGGCCCCGGGCCTTTGCTCCAGTCGCTCGGCATCCCGGTAACGCAGACCAACGCCAATGTCGGCGCCAACCTGCAGGACCATGTCGGCATCAACTACACCTTCAGGGCCAAAGTGCCGACGCTGAACTCGGTCCTGCGCCCCTGGTGGGGCAAGGCTCTGGTCGGCGCGCGCTACCTGCTCTCCGGCACCGGCCCGCTGTCGCTGTCGATCAACAATGGCGGCGGCTTCTTCCGCACCGATCCGGCCCGCACGCGGCCGAACATGCAGCTCTACTTCCAGGCCTTCTCGACCGTCATCCCCCGCGCCGGCGAACGCCCCATCCTCGCCCCCGACCCATGGCCCGGCTTCTCCATCGGCCTCTCCAACGCGCGGCCCTCCTCGCGCGGCGAGATCATGATCCGCTCGGCCGACCCGCGCGACCATCCGAAGATCGTCGCCAACGCCTATTCGACCGAAGCCGACGTCGCCGAGATGCTGGCCGCCGTGAAGTTCGTGCGGAAAATCGCCGCGCAGCCGGCCATCGCCGAGGTGATCGCCGAGGAGGTCCTGCCCGGCCCCTCGGTGCAGTCCGACGCCGACCTCATCGACGATTTCCGCAAACGCTCCGGCACCGTCTACCACCCCTGCTCGACCTGCCGCATGGGGCCAGACCCGGCCACCTCGGTGGTCGACCCCCGCCTGCGCGTCCACGGCATTTCGGGCCTGCGCGTCATCGACGCGTCGATCTTCCCCGGCAACATCACCGGCAACACCAACGCGGCCTCGATCATGACGGGGTGGAAGGGGGCGGGGATGGTGCTGGAGGACCAGGGATAA
- a CDS encoding mandelate racemase/muconate lactonizing enzyme family protein, giving the protein MKLTDVKTWVVGNPPPGIGGKYFIFVRLTTDSGVTGYGEAYNATFSAHVTARMIEDMAERYFIGQDPHDIELFFRRCYSSGFTQRPDVSGMGCFSALEMACWDIIGKEADKPVYKLLGGQVHETLRSYTYLYPHSGSVHSEDAPAGRNVYNDPDLAAACAAEYVEQGFNAVKFDPAGPYTAFDGHQPRLVDIDLSARMVKAVREAVGTRADILFGTHGQFTASGALRLAKAIEPYDPLWFEEPVPPDMPEVMAQVARGTSIPIATGERLTTRFEFARVIENRAATILQPDLGRSGGILETKKIAAMAEAYHIQVAPHCYCGPIVGAANIQLAVTLPNFLILESLKQWDGFHATLLKKKIEWQDGNVIPSKEAGLGVELNEAVCEAHPYDGPHLHLQMMQTPLMP; this is encoded by the coding sequence ATGAAACTCACCGACGTCAAAACCTGGGTAGTCGGCAACCCTCCCCCCGGCATCGGCGGCAAGTATTTCATCTTCGTCCGCCTCACCACCGATTCCGGCGTCACCGGCTACGGCGAGGCCTACAACGCCACCTTTTCCGCCCATGTCACGGCCCGGATGATCGAGGACATGGCCGAACGCTATTTCATCGGCCAGGACCCGCACGACATCGAGCTATTCTTCCGCCGCTGCTATTCCTCCGGCTTCACCCAGCGGCCGGACGTCTCCGGCATGGGCTGCTTCTCCGCACTTGAAATGGCCTGCTGGGACATCATCGGCAAGGAGGCGGACAAGCCGGTCTACAAGCTGCTCGGCGGCCAGGTGCACGAGACGCTGCGCTCCTACACCTATCTCTACCCGCATTCCGGCAGCGTTCACTCCGAGGATGCCCCGGCTGGCAGGAACGTCTACAACGACCCCGACCTCGCCGCCGCCTGCGCAGCCGAATATGTCGAACAGGGCTTCAACGCGGTGAAATTCGATCCCGCCGGCCCCTACACCGCCTTCGACGGCCACCAGCCGCGCCTGGTCGACATCGACCTCTCCGCCCGCATGGTCAAGGCGGTGCGCGAGGCGGTCGGCACCCGCGCCGACATCCTGTTCGGCACCCACGGCCAGTTCACCGCCTCGGGCGCACTGCGCCTGGCGAAAGCGATCGAGCCCTACGACCCGCTCTGGTTCGAGGAACCGGTGCCGCCCGACATGCCGGAAGTGATGGCGCAGGTCGCCCGCGGCACATCGATCCCCATCGCCACCGGCGAGCGGCTGACCACGCGCTTCGAGTTCGCCCGCGTCATCGAGAACCGCGCCGCCACCATCCTCCAGCCCGACCTCGGCCGCTCCGGCGGCATCCTCGAGACCAAGAAGATCGCCGCCATGGCGGAGGCGTATCACATCCAGGTCGCGCCGCACTGCTATTGCGGCCCGATCGTCGGCGCGGCCAACATCCAGCTCGCCGTCACGCTGCCCAATTTCCTCATCCTCGAATCGCTGAAGCAGTGGGACGGCTTCCACGCGACGCTGCTCAAGAAGAAGATCGAATGGCAGGACGGCAACGTCATCCCCTCGAAGGAGGCGGGGCTGGGCGTCGAGCTGAACGAGGCCGTCTGCGAAGCGCACCCCTATGACGGCCCCCACCTCCACCTGCAGATGATGCAGACGCCGCTGATGCCGTGA
- a CDS encoding NAD(P)-dependent oxidoreductase: MNPNHSYAFVGLGHLGGHLAASLLRNGFDVTVFDRDPEAVARLVALGARPATSPADAARQAGNAITCLPSPKVSEAVLAGRSGLLDGLPEGGTWIEMSTNGRDEIQRLATLAAERGVHTLECPVTGGVHLAAAGKITALVGGDAGLYEEHRAAIEAMCAKSFLMGPVGSAAVIKVITNMLAFIHLVAAGEALMLAKQGGLDLAQTYHAICASSGTSFVHETESQLILNGSYDIAFTMDLALKDLGFATGMGREFGVPLELASKVEDIFRHGKAAYGGDAWSTKIVKLLEDEVGTDLRAPGFPAKLL; this comes from the coding sequence ATGAACCCCAACCATTCCTACGCCTTCGTCGGCCTCGGTCATCTCGGCGGCCACCTCGCCGCGAGCCTCCTGCGCAACGGCTTCGACGTAACGGTCTTCGACCGCGACCCGGAGGCGGTGGCGCGGCTCGTCGCCCTCGGCGCCAGGCCCGCCACAAGCCCCGCCGACGCGGCCCGCCAGGCCGGCAATGCCATCACCTGCCTGCCCTCGCCCAAGGTGAGCGAGGCGGTGCTTGCCGGGCGGAGCGGCCTGCTGGACGGCCTGCCCGAGGGCGGCACCTGGATCGAGATGTCGACCAACGGCCGCGACGAGATCCAGCGGCTGGCGACACTCGCCGCCGAAAGGGGCGTGCACACGCTGGAATGTCCGGTCACCGGCGGCGTCCACCTCGCCGCCGCCGGCAAGATCACTGCGCTGGTCGGAGGCGATGCCGGGCTCTACGAAGAGCACCGCGCGGCGATCGAGGCGATGTGCGCGAAATCCTTCCTGATGGGACCGGTCGGCTCCGCGGCCGTCATCAAGGTCATCACCAATATGCTGGCCTTCATCCATCTGGTCGCCGCCGGCGAGGCGCTGATGCTGGCAAAGCAGGGCGGGCTCGACCTCGCCCAGACCTATCATGCCATCTGCGCCTCCTCCGGCACCAGCTTCGTCCATGAAACCGAAAGCCAGTTGATCCTCAACGGCAGTTACGACATCGCCTTCACCATGGACCTCGCGCTCAAGGACCTCGGCTTCGCCACCGGCATGGGTCGCGAGTTCGGCGTCCCGCTGGAACTTGCCTCGAAGGTCGAGGATATTTTCCGCCACGGCAAAGCCGCCTACGGCGGCGACGCCTGGTCGACCAAGATCGTGAAGCTGCTTGAGGACGAGGTCGGCACGGACTTGCGCGCGCCGGGCTTTCCGGCGAAATTACTCTAG
- the lhgO gene encoding L-2-hydroxyglutarate oxidase, whose protein sequence is MIHDFCVIGGGIVGLASAMKLLEMRPGASLVLVEKEDGLGRHQTGHNSGVIHSGIYYQPGSLKADLCRRGAAATVDFAREHGVRFELCGKHIVATSDLELTRLDALMERAARNGIAAERIDAAELVKREPAITGLGAIFTPSTGIIDYRGICEAMADAIRKAGGEIVTGAEVVSISEAAGVVTVSARERSWSAQRLLACAGLQSDRIARLAGLPINHRIVPFRGEYFQLPSGRNDIVSSLIYPVPDPDLPFLGIHLTRMIDGSVTVGPNAVLGFAREKYQRFGFDPRDTTDWVAFPGLWRTLARHWRSAAVEMRNSLWHGGYLAECRKYCPSLTIADLQPYPAGIRAQAVMADGALAHDFLFVESDRQLHVCNAPSPAATSAIPIGEMVAEKLLKRP, encoded by the coding sequence ATGATCCATGACTTCTGCGTCATCGGCGGCGGGATCGTCGGCCTGGCGAGCGCCATGAAGCTGCTCGAGATGCGGCCGGGCGCAAGCCTCGTCCTCGTCGAGAAGGAGGACGGCCTCGGGCGGCACCAGACCGGCCACAACAGCGGTGTCATCCACTCCGGAATCTACTACCAGCCCGGCAGCCTCAAGGCAGATCTGTGCCGTCGCGGCGCGGCGGCGACCGTCGATTTCGCGCGAGAGCACGGCGTCAGATTCGAACTCTGCGGAAAGCACATCGTCGCGACCAGCGACCTCGAACTGACCCGCCTCGACGCCCTCATGGAGCGCGCCGCCCGCAACGGCATCGCCGCGGAGCGGATCGATGCGGCGGAACTGGTGAAACGCGAGCCGGCCATTACCGGCCTTGGCGCGATCTTCACGCCCTCCACCGGCATCATCGACTATCGGGGCATCTGCGAGGCGATGGCTGACGCCATCCGCAAGGCGGGCGGCGAGATCGTCACCGGGGCTGAGGTCGTCTCGATCTCGGAGGCCGCTGGCGTCGTCACGGTCTCCGCACGCGAGCGCTCGTGGTCAGCCCAGCGGCTGCTTGCCTGCGCGGGCCTGCAATCGGACCGCATCGCCCGGCTGGCCGGACTGCCGATCAACCATCGGATCGTTCCGTTTCGCGGCGAGTATTTCCAGCTCCCCTCGGGCCGCAACGACATTGTGTCGTCCTTGATCTACCCGGTGCCCGATCCGGACCTGCCATTCCTCGGCATCCACCTGACGCGCATGATCGACGGCAGCGTGACAGTCGGGCCCAATGCGGTGCTTGGGTTCGCGCGCGAGAAGTATCAGAGGTTCGGCTTCGATCCGCGCGACACCACCGACTGGGTCGCATTTCCGGGCCTTTGGCGAACCCTCGCCAGACATTGGCGCTCCGCGGCGGTCGAGATGCGCAATTCGCTCTGGCATGGCGGCTATCTGGCGGAGTGCCGCAAATACTGCCCCTCTTTGACAATTGCGGATCTCCAGCCCTATCCGGCCGGCATCCGCGCACAGGCTGTCATGGCCGACGGCGCGCTCGCCCACGATTTCCTCTTCGTCGAAAGCGATCGGCAACTGCATGTCTGCAATGCCCCCTCCCCCGCGGCGACCTCGGCGATACCGATCGGCGAAATGGTAGCGGAAAAGCTGTTGAAACGGCCCTAG
- a CDS encoding serine hydrolase domain-containing protein, with protein MTTHSFRRQQINLANWRLQPYSQWTFQNAGEIVPSATIASRRKPETTLRALGGLASLPVDDLSGATSLEQFLARHSTDAFVVMRGGEFAAEWYSPHCDPSRPHLIFSITKSMTGLLAAALVERGMVAYETRTDEVLPEMRGSAFADATLRHLLDMQVSVDFVDDYLDTQGAFDRYRRAMLWNPEKGGADAPPLRGFLASLSKASHPHGTQHAYHSINTDMAGLFLEAATGRRFADLMSELVWKPLGAHSDAFITVDREGASRAAGGMSTTARDLARVGEMIRLRGAGIIAQAQMADIWSGGNSTIWAAGDQAWLFDGGSYRSCFYHDGRGCLAGIGIHGQWLWIDPSTETVIVRLSCEPVPVNEKLDHAVIAMLRAVAIAS; from the coding sequence ATGACCACCCATTCCTTCCGCCGCCAGCAGATCAATCTGGCGAACTGGCGGCTTCAGCCCTATTCGCAATGGACATTCCAGAATGCTGGCGAAATCGTGCCGTCTGCGACCATCGCCTCCAGGCGGAAGCCTGAAACGACGCTCCGCGCGCTTGGCGGCCTCGCCAGCTTGCCGGTCGATGACCTGTCTGGAGCCACGTCGCTTGAACAGTTCCTTGCGCGACATTCGACGGATGCCTTCGTCGTCATGCGAGGGGGAGAGTTCGCTGCCGAGTGGTATTCTCCGCATTGCGATCCATCCCGGCCGCATCTGATCTTCTCGATCACCAAGTCGATGACGGGACTGCTCGCGGCGGCGCTCGTCGAGCGAGGCATGGTCGCCTACGAAACGCGGACGGACGAGGTATTGCCGGAGATGCGGGGCTCGGCCTTCGCCGACGCCACCTTGCGACACCTGCTGGACATGCAGGTGAGCGTCGATTTCGTCGACGATTATCTCGACACGCAAGGCGCCTTCGATCGCTATCGGCGCGCGATGCTATGGAATCCCGAAAAGGGCGGGGCGGATGCTCCGCCGCTGAGAGGGTTCCTGGCCTCGCTCTCCAAGGCATCCCACCCGCATGGCACGCAGCACGCCTACCACTCCATCAATACCGACATGGCCGGCCTTTTCCTGGAGGCCGCGACTGGACGACGTTTCGCCGATTTGATGAGCGAGCTTGTCTGGAAGCCGCTCGGCGCGCATTCCGACGCATTCATCACGGTCGATCGCGAAGGCGCCTCGCGCGCCGCCGGTGGCATGTCGACCACGGCGCGCGACCTCGCCCGCGTCGGCGAAATGATCCGGCTGCGCGGCGCCGGCATCATCGCACAGGCGCAGATGGCCGATATATGGAGTGGCGGCAACAGCACGATCTGGGCGGCGGGCGACCAGGCATGGCTCTTCGACGGCGGCAGCTATCGCTCCTGCTTCTACCATGATGGCCGGGGCTGCCTCGCGGGCATTGGCATTCACGGCCAGTGGCTGTGGATCGATCCCTCGACGGAGACGGTCATTGTCCGCCTGTCGTGCGAACCGGTTCCCGTGAACGAGAAACTGGATCATGCCGTAATAGCGATGCTGCGCGCCGTCGCCATCGCTTCGTAA
- a CDS encoding ABC transporter substrate-binding protein, which produces MIQPTAMKLGKGLVAALALIALSSPGEAKTSKDELVIATTTDIRSLDATGRDAATDTVLHHIYETLVGFRADMTVGPALADSWDVSQDGTVYTFHLRQGAKFHNGDPVTAQDFKWSWDFHMNPDRKISCKANFDGSRQIKVLSLDTPDDNTVVFKIEKPSPLFLTRLAEIQCNLWVANPKNVDDKGAWKEGSAIGSGPFKLESRIAGDHTTLAKFDGYVASTAPKSGYSGDRTALIDKLTFRVIPDATVQEVALKAGDVDVVNFVGPKRAQELEELGLKRSTSPGLGWTTILLQTNDPLLSNPKMREALARAIDYDEIATIRTAGTAEPNPSAVGQASPYFRDSMKQWPAYDPEKARALLKEAGYKGELLKIQTNTRYQAMYDNAIMVQAMLMQIGINAQLETLEWGTQLDMFRSGKFQLQSFIWSPRLDPSLNYGSIIGDKKEDPSNQWDNKEAYELYQASLAESDPNKRGDIFARMHELMEKDIPIISLYYNTVNAVTGANVSGYVSWPAENSIGWGVSKQ; this is translated from the coding sequence ATGATCCAACCAACAGCCATGAAACTCGGCAAGGGACTGGTCGCAGCCCTCGCGCTGATTGCGCTTAGCTCGCCGGGAGAGGCAAAGACCTCTAAGGACGAACTCGTCATCGCCACAACGACCGACATCCGCAGCCTCGACGCGACGGGCCGCGACGCTGCCACAGACACCGTCCTTCACCACATCTATGAGACGCTGGTCGGATTTCGCGCCGACATGACGGTCGGCCCGGCCTTGGCAGACTCGTGGGACGTTTCGCAGGACGGGACCGTCTATACGTTCCATCTGCGCCAGGGCGCAAAGTTCCACAATGGCGATCCCGTCACGGCGCAGGACTTCAAGTGGAGCTGGGACTTCCACATGAACCCGGACCGCAAGATTTCCTGCAAGGCCAATTTCGACGGTTCGCGCCAGATCAAGGTGCTGTCGCTCGACACCCCGGACGACAACACAGTCGTGTTCAAGATCGAGAAGCCGAGCCCGCTCTTTCTCACTCGTCTCGCGGAGATCCAGTGCAATCTCTGGGTCGCGAACCCCAAGAACGTCGATGACAAGGGCGCATGGAAGGAAGGTTCGGCAATCGGCTCCGGACCGTTCAAGCTCGAGAGCCGCATCGCCGGCGACCATACGACACTCGCGAAATTTGACGGCTATGTCGCCAGCACGGCGCCGAAGAGCGGCTACTCCGGCGATCGCACGGCTCTGATCGACAAGCTCACGTTCCGCGTCATACCCGACGCCACCGTGCAGGAAGTCGCCCTCAAGGCCGGAGACGTCGACGTGGTCAATTTCGTCGGACCGAAACGAGCTCAAGAACTGGAGGAGCTCGGCCTTAAGCGCTCGACCTCTCCGGGTCTCGGTTGGACGACCATCCTCCTCCAGACGAACGATCCGCTCCTGTCTAACCCCAAGATGCGCGAGGCTCTGGCTCGCGCCATCGACTACGACGAGATCGCAACGATCAGGACGGCAGGGACGGCAGAGCCGAATCCGTCCGCTGTCGGGCAGGCAAGCCCCTATTTCCGCGACAGCATGAAACAGTGGCCTGCCTACGATCCGGAGAAGGCACGCGCCTTGCTAAAGGAGGCGGGTTACAAGGGCGAACTGCTGAAAATCCAGACCAACACGCGCTATCAGGCCATGTACGACAACGCGATCATGGTGCAGGCGATGCTCATGCAGATCGGCATCAATGCCCAGCTTGAAACGCTTGAGTGGGGCACGCAGCTCGACATGTTCCGCAGCGGAAAATTCCAGCTCCAATCGTTCATCTGGTCACCCCGCCTCGATCCGTCGCTCAACTACGGTTCGATCATCGGCGACAAGAAGGAAGATCCTTCCAACCAGTGGGACAACAAGGAAGCCTATGAACTCTACCAGGCTTCGCTCGCGGAATCCGACCCAAACAAGCGTGGCGACATCTTCGCCAGGATGCATGAGCTGATGGAGAAGGATATCCCGATCATCAGCCTCTACTACAACACCGTAAACGCCGTGACCGGCGCGAATGTGTCCGGTTACGTGTCCTGGCCGGCGGAGAATTCGATCGGCTGGGGCGTGTCGAAGCAATAG